From a single Planctellipticum variicoloris genomic region:
- the brxL gene encoding protease Lon-related BREX system protein BrxL: MTSETAAPDHGLDDLLNRHFPGKVVRKDLTKLVKEGANVPVYVLEYLLGSYCASNDETVIAEGLQTVKRVLAENYVRPDEAEKVKSTIRERGSLKIIDKVTVALNEKRDVYEAELGNLGVGRIEVPSEIVKRYEKLLVGGIWCIATLEYFFEADQKGSPFLLRDLKPIQMPNLDLDELFEARQAFTESQWIDVLLRSTGMEPANFPERVKWHLLARMIPLVENNFNLAELGPRGTGKSHVYKEISPNSILVSGGQTTVANLFYNMARRQVGLVGLWDVVAFDEVAGISFKDKDGVQIMKDYMASGSFARGRDAINAYASMVFVGNFKEGQTVEGLVKTGHLFAPFPEAMIDSAFFDRFHAYVPGWEVPKMRPEFFTNQYGLIVDYLAEWIREMRKRNFSDAINKYFKLGRDLNQRDTIAVKHTVSGLLKLLYPNEAYDKEAVRRCLEYALEVRRRVKEQLKKIGGMEFFDVHFSYIDAETMEERFISVPEQSSGSLIPDAPLNPGVLHTVATGSSGHLGLYRLETQVTSGNGALKTSGLGSNSTAKEAIKVGFDYFKANANRVSSSIKPGDHDYHLHIVELHNSGPTTAMTLAAFVALCSGVFGKPIQQQMVVLGSMSLGGNIVPVENLAESLQVAFDAGARRLLLPMASVKDIPTIPGELFAKFQTGFYADPADAVFKALGVQ; the protein is encoded by the coding sequence ATGACTTCTGAAACTGCGGCTCCGGATCACGGACTCGATGACCTGCTGAACCGGCACTTTCCCGGCAAGGTCGTGCGCAAGGACCTGACCAAGCTGGTCAAGGAAGGGGCGAACGTCCCCGTCTATGTGCTGGAATACTTGCTCGGCAGCTACTGCGCCTCCAATGACGAAACCGTCATTGCCGAGGGGTTGCAAACGGTCAAACGCGTCCTGGCGGAGAACTACGTCCGGCCTGACGAAGCCGAGAAGGTGAAGTCGACGATCCGGGAGCGAGGCAGCCTGAAGATCATCGACAAAGTGACGGTGGCCCTCAACGAGAAGCGGGACGTCTACGAGGCCGAATTGGGCAATCTGGGGGTGGGTCGCATCGAAGTCCCCAGCGAGATCGTCAAGCGGTACGAGAAGTTGCTGGTCGGCGGCATCTGGTGCATCGCCACGCTGGAATACTTCTTCGAAGCGGACCAGAAGGGTTCGCCGTTCCTGCTGCGGGATCTGAAGCCGATTCAGATGCCGAACCTGGATCTCGACGAACTCTTCGAGGCCCGGCAGGCCTTCACCGAATCGCAGTGGATCGACGTCCTGCTGCGATCAACCGGCATGGAGCCGGCCAATTTTCCGGAGCGCGTCAAGTGGCACCTGCTGGCCCGCATGATTCCGCTGGTCGAGAACAACTTCAACCTGGCCGAACTGGGCCCCCGCGGCACCGGCAAGAGCCACGTCTACAAGGAGATCAGCCCGAACAGCATTCTGGTGTCGGGCGGACAGACGACGGTGGCCAATTTGTTCTACAACATGGCCCGGCGTCAGGTCGGCCTGGTCGGCCTGTGGGACGTGGTGGCGTTCGACGAAGTGGCGGGCATCTCCTTCAAGGACAAGGACGGCGTCCAGATCATGAAGGACTACATGGCTTCGGGCTCGTTCGCCCGCGGCCGGGACGCCATCAACGCCTACGCCTCGATGGTCTTTGTCGGCAATTTCAAGGAAGGCCAGACGGTCGAGGGGCTGGTCAAGACCGGCCACCTCTTCGCCCCGTTCCCGGAGGCCATGATCGACTCGGCCTTCTTTGATCGCTTCCACGCGTACGTGCCGGGCTGGGAAGTTCCAAAGATGCGGCCGGAGTTCTTCACGAATCAGTACGGGCTGATCGTGGACTACCTCGCCGAATGGATTCGGGAGATGCGCAAGCGAAACTTCAGCGATGCCATCAACAAGTACTTCAAGCTCGGCCGGGACCTGAACCAGCGGGATACGATCGCCGTCAAGCACACGGTCTCTGGCCTGCTGAAGTTGCTGTACCCGAACGAGGCGTACGACAAGGAGGCCGTGCGTCGCTGCCTGGAATACGCTCTCGAAGTCCGCCGCCGGGTGAAGGAGCAGTTGAAGAAGATCGGCGGGATGGAGTTCTTCGACGTCCACTTCTCCTACATCGACGCGGAAACGATGGAGGAGCGCTTCATCAGCGTTCCGGAACAGAGCAGCGGCTCGCTGATCCCGGACGCACCGCTGAATCCTGGAGTGCTGCACACGGTGGCCACGGGCTCCAGCGGTCACCTGGGGCTGTATCGGCTGGAGACTCAGGTCACCTCCGGGAACGGCGCGCTGAAGACCTCAGGCCTCGGCTCGAACTCCACGGCCAAGGAAGCGATCAAGGTCGGCTTCGACTACTTCAAGGCGAATGCCAATCGCGTCAGTTCGTCAATCAAGCCCGGAGATCACGACTACCATCTGCATATCGTCGAACTCCACAACTCCGGACCGACGACCGCGATGACCCTGGCGGCATTCGTGGCCCTCTGCTCGGGAGTCTTTGGGAAGCCGATCCAGCAGCAGATGGTCGTCTTGGGCAGCATGAGTCTGGGCGGCAACATCGTCCCGGTCGAGAACCTGGCGGAGTCGCTCCAGGTTGCCTTCGACGCCGGAGCCCGCCGCCTGCTGCTGCCGATGGCGAGCGTGAAGGATATTCCGACGATCCCCGGAGAGCTGTTCGCCAAGTTCCAGACCGGGTTCTACGCCGATCCGGCGGATGCCGTGTTCAAGGCGTTGGGGGTGCAATGA
- a CDS encoding DUF6361 family protein has protein sequence MLNGNGRSSSIGWIDFSSEHREKVRTVLDLLGVPSVLDELGIGAIRDSFSDTLFPGILTIQTRAKYFLTIPRILRDYERLPLKTRHRSSLAEYLKERENQVMGALERNHRTRPERGIIGVDFVGKKGEVQRKPSSVYWNGLRTFGLVTTSLSLKEFMRIFANPDSALHDLIGSSDETKGDDPDAVDVGGPVVHTAAYAEGWEESLTLHLSFDEANFLARQIETRVPESLLGQILMDDEIRNTFVELPDDWRFAEFCEGTPFLGRLTDELRRVLWAANDFWQLLKGAHIRYNVALQARHGTEERRAEFEQRWEAWRSEMHGFSWDRWETDFLWQLAKRHRRQIKPFTRLFVANWIAAVRSGTEAVSGLDRLVATQERLNKGARARLKDNSSERVPKWIGIDALDYRYSQARTIIMDIDDGLTRTERVDA, from the coding sequence ATGTTAAACGGCAATGGGCGCAGTTCGTCGATAGGCTGGATCGACTTTTCCTCCGAACATCGGGAGAAGGTCAGGACGGTCTTGGACCTGCTGGGGGTTCCTTCCGTTCTCGACGAGCTTGGGATTGGTGCCATCCGAGATTCATTCTCGGATACGCTCTTTCCAGGCATCTTGACGATCCAGACCCGTGCCAAGTACTTCCTGACAATCCCTCGCATCCTTCGGGACTACGAGCGGCTTCCCCTCAAAACCCGCCATCGAAGTAGCCTCGCTGAGTACCTGAAGGAGCGAGAGAACCAAGTCATGGGGGCCTTGGAGCGGAACCACAGGACACGCCCCGAGCGTGGCATCATCGGAGTCGACTTCGTCGGCAAGAAGGGCGAGGTCCAGCGGAAGCCGTCCTCAGTCTACTGGAATGGTCTGCGGACATTCGGGCTGGTCACGACTTCTCTCTCCCTCAAGGAGTTCATGAGGATCTTCGCCAATCCTGATTCCGCGCTTCATGACCTCATCGGCTCTTCGGACGAGACCAAGGGTGACGACCCTGATGCGGTCGATGTCGGCGGGCCTGTCGTTCATACAGCGGCCTACGCGGAAGGCTGGGAAGAGTCCTTGACGCTGCACCTCAGTTTCGACGAGGCCAACTTCTTGGCCCGCCAGATCGAGACCCGCGTGCCGGAGAGCCTGCTCGGTCAGATCTTGATGGACGACGAGATCAGGAACACTTTCGTCGAGTTGCCGGACGATTGGCGGTTCGCCGAGTTCTGCGAGGGAACGCCGTTCCTTGGGCGTCTGACGGACGAACTGCGGCGAGTCCTCTGGGCGGCGAACGACTTCTGGCAACTGCTGAAAGGCGCTCACATCCGCTACAACGTTGCCCTTCAGGCGAGGCATGGAACGGAGGAGCGGCGGGCCGAGTTCGAGCAGCGGTGGGAGGCGTGGCGGTCGGAGATGCATGGGTTCTCCTGGGACCGCTGGGAAACCGACTTCCTGTGGCAGCTTGCAAAGAGGCACCGGCGACAGATCAAGCCGTTCACCAGGCTCTTTGTCGCCAACTGGATTGCCGCCGTCCGCAGCGGTACCGAGGCGGTCAGCGGCCTCGACCGGCTTGTGGCGACACAGGAGCGACTGAATAAGGGGGCGAGGGCTCGTCTCAAGGACAACTCCAGCGAGCGGGTGCCGAAGTGGATCGGCATCGACGCGCTCGACTACCGGTACTCGCAGGCGAGGACGATCATCATGGATATCGATGACGGATTGACCCGGACGGAGCGGGTCGATGCTTGA
- a CDS encoding phospholipase D family protein, which produces MLDYKKDRLDYGERLIPPTGYRLRRAVAATYSLDLNTLLSIPVALFYAQTLEGIESGERVQLLEAIQRCPEVLRVYHQEGKIHVPRIQNRLYGLLEDCVVGVLPKDENSSFHPKVWVLRFEQERGPARYRLIVLSRNLTYDRSWDIAATLDGDVSDDPQERNVPLVDFVRYLLDHQTFDGGELFLNELGRVEFTPPHGFNGNFCFHPIGVGEYRNPVETQKGERLICVSPFVHDAALDRLRRNVVGERWLFGRKEELNRLMPTTFEGFHAYSLSDLVVDGESLSKAEDGEGEPLEQNLHAKLFVFKTGDRANRWFIGSANATMAAFERNVEFLLELRGAGEAVQLERVLDDLLGPDRNAGVFEPFVSPEEAVDAPAEEALERRIRRLEFDLLHVLQITRAELVRSPNGTNYDLMLDFATDGLAWADLEVQVAPFNTDHVPEPLPRSGDIELRFENINESNLSSFLRFEILREKERQQAFLMKIKVAGMPPGRVGTIVRGIVSDPEKFFEYLRFLLAEDFDKDACVGGDAIRESRDGDWNNGAWGVQSPIFEQLLVTVSRRPKRLKEIDDLIAQLLDGDGQDGTEIVPQDFLAFWRAFRDVATQTVGESA; this is translated from the coding sequence ATGCTTGACTACAAGAAGGACCGCCTCGACTACGGCGAGCGACTGATCCCGCCGACCGGATACCGCCTGCGGCGTGCCGTCGCCGCCACTTACTCGCTCGACCTGAACACGCTGCTGTCGATTCCCGTCGCCCTCTTCTACGCCCAGACGTTGGAGGGGATCGAGTCCGGGGAACGGGTCCAGCTGCTGGAAGCGATCCAGCGGTGCCCGGAGGTGCTGCGCGTCTACCACCAAGAGGGCAAGATCCACGTCCCACGCATCCAGAACCGGCTCTACGGCCTGCTCGAAGACTGTGTAGTAGGTGTGCTCCCCAAGGACGAGAACAGTTCCTTCCATCCGAAGGTCTGGGTGCTTCGCTTTGAGCAGGAACGGGGACCGGCCCGGTATCGGCTGATCGTCCTGAGCCGCAACTTGACCTACGATCGGAGTTGGGACATCGCAGCCACGCTCGACGGCGATGTTTCCGACGATCCGCAGGAGCGGAATGTCCCCCTCGTCGACTTCGTCCGCTACCTGCTCGATCACCAGACGTTCGACGGTGGCGAGCTTTTCCTCAACGAACTGGGCCGGGTTGAGTTCACGCCGCCTCACGGGTTCAACGGGAACTTCTGTTTCCATCCCATCGGCGTCGGGGAATACCGCAACCCCGTCGAGACGCAGAAGGGAGAGCGGCTGATCTGCGTCTCTCCGTTCGTCCACGACGCCGCCCTCGACCGGCTGCGTCGGAACGTCGTCGGGGAGCGGTGGCTGTTCGGACGTAAGGAGGAGTTGAATCGGCTCATGCCGACGACGTTCGAGGGCTTCCACGCCTACTCGCTGTCGGATCTGGTCGTCGATGGAGAGTCGCTGAGCAAGGCCGAGGACGGCGAGGGTGAGCCGCTCGAACAGAACCTCCACGCTAAGCTCTTCGTCTTTAAAACTGGCGACCGGGCAAATCGGTGGTTCATTGGCTCAGCCAATGCAACAATGGCGGCGTTCGAGAGAAACGTTGAGTTTCTGCTGGAGCTTCGCGGCGCTGGCGAAGCCGTCCAGTTGGAGCGTGTGCTCGACGACCTGCTCGGCCCGGACCGGAACGCCGGGGTCTTCGAGCCGTTCGTCTCGCCCGAGGAGGCGGTGGACGCCCCTGCCGAGGAGGCGCTCGAACGCCGGATCCGGCGTCTCGAATTCGACCTGCTCCACGTCCTTCAGATCACACGGGCCGAACTCGTCCGCTCTCCGAACGGGACCAACTACGACCTGATGCTCGATTTCGCTACGGACGGGCTTGCATGGGCCGACCTCGAAGTGCAGGTAGCCCCGTTCAACACGGACCACGTCCCGGAACCGTTACCGCGGTCCGGTGATATCGAACTTCGCTTCGAGAACATCAATGAGAGCAACCTGAGCAGCTTCCTGCGTTTCGAGATCCTCCGCGAGAAAGAGCGCCAGCAGGCGTTCCTGATGAAGATCAAGGTCGCCGGGATGCCCCCGGGCCGGGTCGGCACGATCGTCCGAGGGATCGTAAGCGACCCGGAGAAGTTCTTCGAGTACCTCAGATTCCTGCTGGCCGAAGATTTCGACAAGGACGCTTGCGTCGGCGGGGACGCGATCCGTGAATCTCGCGACGGGGACTGGAACAATGGGGCGTGGGGCGTTCAGTCCCCGATCTTCGAGCAGCTCTTGGTCACGGTCTCACGCCGTCCCAAGCGTCTGAAGGAAATTGACGACCTGATCGCCCAACTTCTCGACGGGGACGGTCAGGACGGAACGGAGATCGTGCCACAGGACTTCTTGGCGTTTTGGCGGGCGTTCCGGGACGTGGCCACTCAGACCGTGGGAGAATCGGCGTGA
- a CDS encoding transposase, producing the protein MAMGRRKESRQEPLFVTAEQLPRSQGHPFYKALNALLAEAGFDRWIEKRCQAFYEQVETRGQRSIPPGVYFRMLLVGYFEGIDSQRGIAWRCSDSLSLREFLGLTLNESSPEHSTLSLTRRRLPVEVFEEVFQFVLKIASEKKLLSGKTVGVDSTTLEADAAMKSIVRRDTGEGWKAYVVRLMREEGVIAPGEEPSDEEVRRFDRNRKDKKVSNEEWVSETDPEAKIARMKDGTTHLAYKAEHVVDLESDLILAAEIRSADHADPHTLVDSVLKAEENLQAIGCEHSIEEVAADKGYHSVATLEQCQSLGFRTYIPEPTRKNDWTWTDKTPEDQRAVMGNRQRVRRAKGKQLQKRRSEVCERTFAHVCETGGMRRSWLEGLTEVTKRYLIATAAHNLGRVMWKLLGVGKPRRLQGRNVAVWAAFAAVWAALDWLLRSQTDRAEQPAGLVAPAPIVARLAG; encoded by the coding sequence ATGGCGATGGGACGGCGGAAGGAATCGCGGCAGGAGCCGCTGTTTGTCACGGCGGAGCAGCTGCCCCGCTCGCAGGGACATCCCTTCTACAAGGCGCTCAACGCGCTGCTCGCCGAGGCCGGTTTCGACCGCTGGATCGAGAAGCGGTGCCAGGCGTTCTACGAGCAGGTCGAGACTCGCGGCCAACGCTCGATCCCGCCGGGCGTCTATTTCCGCATGCTGCTGGTGGGCTATTTCGAAGGGATCGACAGTCAGCGGGGGATCGCCTGGCGGTGCTCCGACAGCCTGTCGCTGCGGGAGTTCCTGGGGCTGACCCTGAACGAATCGAGTCCCGAGCACTCGACGCTGTCGCTGACCCGCCGGCGGCTGCCGGTGGAAGTGTTCGAGGAAGTCTTTCAGTTCGTGCTGAAGATCGCGTCCGAAAAGAAGCTGCTGTCGGGGAAGACGGTCGGCGTCGATTCAACCACGCTGGAAGCGGATGCGGCGATGAAGTCGATCGTCCGCCGCGACACCGGCGAAGGCTGGAAGGCGTATGTCGTCCGGCTGATGCGGGAAGAAGGCGTGATCGCCCCCGGCGAAGAGCCGAGTGACGAAGAGGTCCGCCGGTTCGACCGGAACCGCAAGGACAAGAAGGTCTCGAACGAGGAATGGGTCAGCGAGACCGATCCCGAAGCGAAGATCGCCCGCATGAAAGACGGGACAACGCATCTGGCGTACAAGGCCGAGCACGTGGTGGACCTGGAGAGCGACCTGATTCTGGCCGCCGAGATTCGCTCGGCCGATCATGCCGACCCGCACACGCTGGTCGACAGCGTGCTGAAAGCGGAGGAAAACCTGCAGGCCATCGGCTGCGAGCACAGCATCGAAGAAGTGGCGGCGGACAAGGGGTATCACTCGGTCGCCACGCTGGAGCAGTGCCAGTCGCTCGGCTTTCGGACCTACATTCCGGAGCCGACACGCAAGAACGACTGGACGTGGACGGACAAGACGCCGGAGGACCAGCGGGCGGTGATGGGGAACCGTCAGCGGGTCCGGCGGGCGAAGGGGAAACAGTTGCAGAAACGGCGGAGCGAAGTCTGCGAACGGACCTTCGCTCACGTCTGCGAGACGGGCGGCATGCGTCGGAGCTGGCTCGAAGGGCTGACGGAGGTGACGAAGCGCTACCTGATCGCGACGGCGGCGCACAATCTCGGGCGAGTGATGTGGAAGCTGCTGGGAGTTGGCAAGCCACGGAGACTGCAGGGGCGGAATGTGGCGGTTTGGGCGGCCTTCGCGGCGGTTTGGGCCGCGCTCGATTGGCTCCTGCGGAGCCAGACCGACCGAGCCGAGCAACCCGCCGGACTCGTCGCCCCCGCCCCAATCGTCGCCCGCCTGGCCGGGTGA
- the pglZ gene encoding BREX-1 system phosphatase PglZ type A, translated as MSDLNQIHTALDRLFNQDGQRIVFWNDPDREFLNLLPFLSLDGVTTLRLDEVGALEAKIRLEREVPTGKFLLYAPTEEPDPQEDWLLDVRLYSEGFRADRASILLQELGLLTLSLREHLLKYRKFFDAKERLQKLKSLVNPDDAAPDLDRKMMAVVARADQPELFNLVRTLFHAFLEAGGEVDLDEPPAAWGLMEKFDLDQPFWQMVKASFGYEDDNPSLRNFLLRLLVTDFAYHLRGDVPQALAGLVLPRHGWSNAVVCLAQWRDSSSKGASYDRLTAAAAAILKLEDHLGPLEGNQLIDVMTFLLVEKRIAHSLRELIRSTVATVNAGEVRQIALRRQSGHWATQAVAGSDFAPREALHAVYEALIAAADFYALRNEHQHGFSFANASEMYRAYVDELFRFDQLYRHFCESADVAEARGWNILKPLRSEIEAHYVNGYLTDLALGWGKFFEAPDGLLSHWQIEGVPNQYRFYDRSVRPWLDEGDNRRAFVIISDAFRYEAAEELAAELNGKYRFEATLSSQLGVLPSYTALGMASLLPHKSLACKGTDVLVDGKSSSAGSRDAILQSVGGAACKSDELMARKKEEGREFVKDKRVIYIYHDTIDAVGDVDKTEGKTFEGVRSAIRELADLVGHVVNNLNGHYIVVTADHGFLFTEDEPVATDKSKLEQKPAGTVLAKKRYLLGQHLPDHEAAWHGQLSVTARAEGEMEFWIPKGTNLFHFVGGARFVHGGAMLQEIAIPVLTVRHVRGKSAQETKTRPVAVQVLGANHRITASRHRFELIQMEPVGERLKPMTLKIAVCENGEPVTDTQTVTFESTSANMEERKKWVSLALKDRPYDKKTQYRLVLRDAETGVEQQSVEVIIDRAFTDDF; from the coding sequence ATGAGCGACCTCAACCAGATTCACACGGCGTTGGACCGCCTCTTCAACCAGGACGGCCAGCGGATCGTCTTTTGGAACGATCCCGACCGGGAGTTCCTCAATCTCCTCCCGTTCCTCAGCCTGGATGGCGTGACGACGCTCCGGCTCGACGAAGTCGGGGCGTTGGAAGCGAAGATCCGCCTCGAACGGGAAGTCCCGACGGGCAAGTTCCTCCTCTATGCCCCCACCGAGGAACCCGATCCGCAGGAGGACTGGCTCCTCGACGTCCGACTCTACAGTGAAGGCTTCCGGGCCGACCGGGCCTCGATTCTGCTGCAGGAGCTGGGGCTCCTGACGCTGAGCCTCCGCGAGCACCTGCTGAAGTACCGCAAGTTCTTCGACGCCAAGGAGCGCCTTCAGAAGCTGAAGTCGCTCGTCAACCCGGACGACGCCGCCCCCGATCTCGACCGCAAGATGATGGCCGTGGTCGCCCGCGCCGACCAGCCGGAACTGTTCAATCTCGTCCGCACGCTCTTTCACGCCTTTCTGGAAGCTGGCGGCGAAGTCGACTTGGACGAGCCGCCGGCCGCCTGGGGACTGATGGAAAAGTTCGACCTCGACCAACCGTTCTGGCAGATGGTCAAAGCCAGCTTCGGCTACGAAGACGACAATCCCAGCCTGAGAAACTTCCTGCTCCGCCTGCTGGTCACCGATTTCGCGTATCACCTCCGCGGCGACGTCCCGCAGGCCCTCGCCGGCCTGGTGCTGCCCCGCCACGGCTGGTCGAACGCCGTGGTCTGCCTGGCCCAATGGCGGGATTCCAGCAGCAAGGGAGCCAGCTACGACCGGCTCACCGCCGCGGCAGCCGCCATCCTGAAGCTGGAAGATCATCTCGGTCCGTTGGAAGGGAACCAGCTCATCGACGTGATGACGTTCCTGCTTGTGGAGAAACGGATCGCCCACAGTCTGCGGGAACTGATCCGGTCGACGGTCGCGACCGTCAATGCCGGGGAAGTCCGGCAGATCGCTCTCCGCCGGCAGTCGGGCCACTGGGCCACGCAGGCCGTCGCCGGTTCGGACTTCGCTCCCCGCGAAGCCCTGCACGCCGTCTACGAGGCGCTGATTGCCGCCGCCGACTTCTATGCTCTCCGCAACGAACACCAGCATGGATTCAGCTTCGCCAATGCCTCGGAAATGTACCGGGCCTACGTCGACGAGCTGTTCCGGTTCGACCAGCTCTACCGACACTTCTGCGAATCGGCGGACGTCGCCGAGGCCCGGGGCTGGAACATCCTCAAGCCGCTGCGGTCCGAGATTGAAGCCCATTACGTCAACGGCTACCTGACCGACCTGGCGCTGGGCTGGGGCAAGTTCTTCGAAGCTCCCGACGGCCTGCTCTCCCACTGGCAGATCGAAGGTGTTCCCAATCAGTATCGCTTCTACGACCGCTCCGTTCGCCCCTGGCTCGATGAGGGAGACAATCGGCGGGCCTTCGTGATCATCAGCGACGCCTTCCGCTACGAAGCGGCCGAGGAACTCGCCGCCGAATTGAACGGGAAGTACCGCTTTGAAGCCACGCTCTCGTCGCAACTCGGCGTATTGCCGTCCTACACGGCGCTCGGCATGGCCAGCCTGCTGCCGCATAAGTCGCTCGCCTGCAAGGGGACCGACGTTCTGGTCGATGGCAAGTCGAGCAGCGCCGGCAGCCGGGACGCGATTTTGCAGTCGGTCGGCGGCGCGGCCTGCAAGAGTGACGAGTTGATGGCTCGGAAGAAGGAGGAGGGCCGGGAGTTCGTCAAAGATAAGCGGGTGATCTACATCTATCACGACACGATCGATGCCGTAGGCGACGTCGACAAGACGGAGGGTAAGACGTTCGAGGGAGTCCGGTCGGCGATTCGCGAGCTGGCCGACCTGGTGGGCCACGTCGTCAACAATCTGAATGGCCATTACATCGTCGTCACCGCGGACCACGGCTTCCTCTTCACCGAAGATGAGCCAGTCGCCACGGACAAGAGCAAGCTGGAGCAGAAGCCAGCAGGAACTGTTCTCGCCAAAAAGCGGTATCTGCTGGGGCAGCACCTGCCGGACCACGAGGCCGCCTGGCATGGGCAACTGAGTGTGACGGCCAGGGCCGAAGGAGAGATGGAATTCTGGATTCCCAAAGGGACCAACCTGTTCCACTTCGTGGGGGGAGCCCGGTTTGTCCACGGCGGAGCCATGCTGCAGGAGATCGCGATTCCGGTCCTCACCGTCCGGCATGTCCGGGGCAAGTCGGCTCAGGAAACGAAGACCAGGCCCGTGGCCGTGCAGGTGCTGGGAGCCAATCACCGCATCACCGCCTCCCGGCACCGTTTTGAACTGATTCAAATGGAACCCGTCGGCGAGCGGCTGAAGCCGATGACGCTCAAGATTGCCGTGTGCGAGAATGGCGAGCCGGTCACCGATACGCAGACCGTGACCTTCGAAAGCACTTCTGCCAACATGGAAGAGCGGAAAAAGTGGGTCAGCCTCGCCCTGAAGGATCGACCGTACGACAAGAAGACTCAGTACCGCCTCGTCCTGCGGGATGCCGAAACTGGTGTCGAGCAGCAGAGCGTGGAAGTGATTATCGACAGGGCTTTTACCGATGACTTCTGA
- a CDS encoding IS630 family transposase, with protein sequence MEGILSPRAERAKQRLSEQLKFLKDAGLRTRYLIVIHRLEGRSPTWIARSLKVGRSTVYRTEQRYGKDGEIGLFDRRGGNGPRKLTEEYLTQLREVVAGDPLQDGWKRPTWTREMLITTLRRRTSVKISLSTMSRALRLIGARRGRPKPTVECPWPEAEKQQCLEQIEELVAHLPTGEVAVWEDEIDIHLNPKIGEDWMLRGQQKQVLTPGKNEKRYLAGAQDARTKELIAIEGDRKDTALFVLLLWELTQRYPQAKKIHVVLDNYAIHTTRLVRESLATPLGRRLRLHFLPPYCPDHNRIERTWEDLHANVTRNHKCSTMPQLMRNVRSYIRRHNHRRPAAL encoded by the coding sequence ATGGAAGGCATTCTTTCACCCCGGGCGGAGCGCGCCAAGCAGCGGTTGTCCGAGCAGTTGAAGTTTCTGAAGGACGCCGGGCTGAGAACGCGGTATCTGATCGTGATCCATCGACTGGAAGGACGTTCTCCCACCTGGATTGCCCGCTCGCTCAAGGTCGGTCGCAGCACCGTGTATCGGACCGAGCAGCGTTACGGGAAGGACGGCGAGATCGGTTTGTTCGACCGGCGGGGCGGCAACGGGCCACGGAAACTGACCGAGGAGTACCTGACGCAGTTGCGGGAGGTCGTGGCCGGCGATCCGCTGCAGGACGGCTGGAAGCGGCCGACCTGGACGCGGGAGATGCTGATCACAACGCTCCGTCGACGGACGAGTGTGAAGATCAGCCTGTCGACGATGAGCCGGGCCTTGCGGCTGATCGGGGCGCGGCGCGGACGACCGAAGCCAACGGTCGAGTGTCCGTGGCCGGAGGCCGAAAAACAGCAGTGTCTGGAGCAGATCGAGGAACTGGTGGCGCATCTGCCGACGGGCGAAGTGGCGGTCTGGGAGGACGAGATCGACATCCATCTCAATCCGAAGATCGGCGAGGACTGGATGCTCCGCGGGCAGCAGAAACAGGTTCTCACGCCGGGGAAGAACGAGAAGCGTTACCTGGCGGGGGCTCAGGATGCGCGGACGAAGGAGTTGATCGCGATCGAAGGCGACCGGAAGGACACGGCGTTGTTCGTACTGCTGCTGTGGGAGCTGACGCAGCGCTATCCGCAGGCGAAGAAGATCCATGTCGTCCTGGACAACTACGCGATCCATACGACCCGACTGGTGCGGGAGAGTCTGGCGACGCCGCTGGGGCGCAGGCTGCGCCTGCACTTCCTGCCGCCGTACTGTCCGGATCACAACCGGATCGAACGAACGTGGGAGGACTTACACGCCAACGTGACACGGAACCACAAATGCTCGACGATGCCGCAACTGATGCGAAACGTCCGCTCCTACATCCGCCGACACAACCACCGGCGACCGGCGGCGCTGTAG